A genomic segment from Sphingopyxis sp. DBS4 encodes:
- a CDS encoding DUF305 domain-containing protein, with protein MYLVMFVMIDRLSSFYNNLNMLYMTLMMVSPMVVLMIVAMPGMFPSKRLNTFLLLGSAVAFFGSFGLIRTQTTIGDTAFLRSMIPHHSGAILMCEQASLKDAEIRELCRGIIAGQAAEIEQMKSILARK; from the coding sequence ATGTATCTGGTGATGTTCGTCATGATCGACCGCCTCTCGAGCTTCTACAATAATCTCAACATGCTCTACATGACGCTGATGATGGTCTCGCCGATGGTCGTGCTGATGATCGTCGCAATGCCGGGCATGTTCCCGTCGAAACGTCTCAATACGTTCCTGCTGCTGGGATCGGCAGTTGCCTTCTTCGGGAGCTTCGGGCTCATCCGGACACAGACGACGATCGGCGACACGGCCTTCTTGCGTTCGATGATCCCGCATCACTCGGGCGCGATCCTCATGTGTGAACAGGCTTCTCTCAAAGATGCCGAGATACGCGAACTCTGCCGCGGCATCATCGCGGGGCAGGCGGCCGAAATCGAACAGATGAAATCCATTCTCGCGAGGAAATGA
- a CDS encoding DUF411 domain-containing protein, whose translation MALAACNSASGPAATSDKNGAAPAPGAETSSPKRMLVYRDPECGCCEAWADIARKAGYDVTVENRADMAAVKTRYGVPGQLASCHTAVIGGYAIEGHVPMRHVARLLHDKPRDIRGIAVPGMPRGSPGMEMPDGSADAFEVMAFGSDGKVSEFRA comes from the coding sequence ATGGCGCTTGCGGCATGCAATTCTGCCTCGGGCCCGGCGGCGACCAGCGATAAGAATGGCGCGGCGCCCGCGCCGGGCGCCGAGACGTCCAGCCCCAAGCGAATGCTCGTTTATCGCGATCCCGAATGCGGCTGCTGCGAAGCTTGGGCGGATATCGCACGCAAGGCCGGTTATGATGTGACTGTCGAGAACCGCGCTGACATGGCCGCCGTAAAGACGCGATATGGTGTGCCTGGCCAGCTGGCGTCGTGCCACACGGCCGTGATCGGCGGCTATGCGATCGAGGGTCATGTGCCGATGCGGCATGTTGCGAGACTCCTCCACGACAAGCCACGCGACATTCGCGGAATCGCCGTGCCCGGCATGCCGCGCGGTTCTCCGGGAATGGAAATGCCGGACGGAAGCGCGGACGCATTCGAAGTGATGGCATTCGGCAGCGACGGCAAGGTTTCTGAATTCCGCGCATGA
- a CDS encoding DUF411 domain-containing protein: protein MPGTIWTKNKEHVPTRHVARAVEDKLREVSGIAAPGMPRGRALLDAAARDITIWNNHLVYSDEW, encoded by the coding sequence ATGCCGGGCACGATATGGACAAAAAATAAGGAGCATGTGCCGACGCGGCATGTCGCCCGGGCGGTCGAGGACAAGCTGCGCGAAGTGTCCGGCATCGCCGCGCCCGGCATGCCGCGCGGTCGGGCGCTGCTCGATGCCGCAGCGAGAGATATAACCATATGGAATAACCATCTCGTTTATAGCGATGAGTGGTGA
- a CDS encoding TonB-dependent siderophore receptor has translation MRKLLRTSGSIIAVLAGMSAAAAFAQDNAKEAPGPGASQGEIVVTGTRRNDLKAADSAQPIDIITGAELLEKGTADMNDLLRTEVPSLNVQRLVSNDGAVFTRPFSLRGLPPDQTLVLVNGKRRHRGATVQFTNVPYIRGSQGPDLSAIPSIAIGQLEVLRDGASALYGSDAIAGVLNFGLRRDREGGLLIARYGQFYKGDGEDFLVQGNVGLPFTDAGFVNISGEYVNASTTSRGIQRPDAQALIDAGVQDVPVPAQRWGNPESEAARIFVNAGIELSDEMEFYTFGNYSWSRGTTAFFYRNPDASFISTSIPLTNTPGGQRFSFRQLFPGGFTPDFGATVTDAALAAGLKGEFSSGLTYDLSASYGQNHASYRIENTVNPSLGLASPTSFKPGQLEQRELAFNLDLTYPIAIGTSDPLTLAGGLEYRRETYEITAGDIASWQVGPFASVIDPDTGNRVGLPVGSNGFPGFSPIQAGEFARSNWAAYTSLEGNLTDALQFGLAGRYENYSDFGSKFTWKINGRYDFSDVFAVRGSVNTGFRAPTPGQSNASQVQTNIDSITGAPLTAGIIAPNNPVAQFFGATPLRPENSFNVAGGIVVKPSNRITFTLDYFNIKVEDRIAVSGNFNLTPAQRAQLAALGIPGGDSFQQVSFFTNSFDSRTQGVDAVLTVGFDLGDGKATLGLNGNYTKTDVIKASPVITADRERLLELEGFVPKWKGNASFTYAGERFGFVARANYYGKWTDYGAAPAADQTGGAELLVDLELSYKVSDMLKLAVGGENIFDNYPDVEARQSQINNGIRYLRFAPTGFNGGFWYVRATASF, from the coding sequence ATGAGAAAATTGCTTCGCACGAGTGGCTCGATTATCGCCGTCCTGGCAGGCATGTCGGCCGCCGCCGCCTTCGCGCAGGATAACGCCAAAGAGGCGCCGGGGCCAGGCGCGTCGCAGGGCGAAATCGTCGTGACGGGTACGCGGCGGAACGATCTCAAGGCGGCCGATTCCGCTCAGCCGATCGACATCATCACCGGTGCCGAACTGCTCGAAAAGGGCACGGCCGACATGAATGATCTCCTGCGCACCGAGGTCCCGTCGCTCAATGTCCAGCGCCTCGTCAGCAACGACGGCGCCGTTTTTACCCGGCCTTTCTCGCTGCGCGGCCTGCCGCCGGACCAGACGCTGGTGCTCGTGAATGGCAAGCGGCGCCATCGCGGCGCGACGGTCCAGTTCACCAATGTTCCCTATATCCGGGGATCGCAGGGACCCGATCTTTCGGCGATCCCGTCGATCGCGATCGGCCAGCTCGAGGTTCTGCGTGACGGCGCGTCGGCGCTCTATGGATCGGATGCGATCGCCGGCGTCCTCAATTTCGGTCTGCGCCGCGACCGCGAAGGCGGATTGCTGATCGCCCGCTATGGCCAATTCTATAAGGGCGACGGCGAGGATTTCCTCGTCCAGGGCAATGTCGGGCTTCCCTTCACCGACGCCGGTTTCGTCAACATCAGCGGCGAATATGTGAACGCCAGCACGACGTCGCGCGGCATTCAGCGTCCCGACGCGCAGGCGCTCATCGATGCCGGCGTTCAGGATGTCCCGGTCCCGGCGCAGCGCTGGGGAAATCCCGAATCCGAGGCGGCGCGCATCTTCGTCAATGCCGGCATCGAACTGTCGGACGAGATGGAATTCTACACCTTCGGCAACTATAGCTGGAGCCGCGGCACGACGGCCTTCTTTTACCGCAACCCCGATGCCAGCTTCATTTCCACCTCGATTCCGCTCACCAATACGCCCGGAGGACAGCGGTTCAGCTTCCGCCAGCTCTTTCCCGGCGGTTTCACCCCGGATTTCGGTGCCACGGTGACCGATGCGGCGCTGGCGGCCGGCCTCAAGGGCGAATTCTCCTCGGGCCTGACCTATGACCTCAGCGCTTCCTATGGTCAGAACCATGCTTCCTACCGGATCGAAAATACGGTCAATCCGTCGCTTGGCCTCGCGTCGCCGACCTCCTTCAAGCCGGGGCAGCTCGAGCAGCGCGAACTCGCTTTCAATCTCGATCTCACTTACCCCATCGCGATCGGCACCTCCGATCCGCTGACGCTTGCAGGCGGTCTCGAGTATCGGCGCGAGACATATGAGATCACGGCCGGCGACATCGCATCATGGCAGGTTGGTCCTTTCGCGTCGGTCATCGATCCCGATACCGGAAACCGCGTCGGACTGCCGGTCGGCTCGAACGGCTTCCCGGGCTTCAGTCCCATCCAGGCGGGCGAGTTCGCGCGCAGCAACTGGGCCGCCTATACGTCGCTCGAAGGCAATCTCACCGACGCGCTCCAGTTCGGCCTTGCCGGCCGCTACGAGAATTACTCGGACTTCGGCTCGAAATTCACCTGGAAGATCAACGGGCGATATGATTTCTCGGACGTCTTCGCGGTGCGCGGATCGGTCAACACCGGCTTTCGGGCGCCGACGCCGGGCCAGTCGAACGCCTCGCAGGTCCAGACCAACATCGACTCGATAACCGGGGCGCCGCTGACCGCAGGCATTATCGCGCCCAACAATCCGGTGGCGCAATTCTTCGGCGCGACGCCGCTTCGGCCCGAGAATTCGTTCAACGTCGCCGGCGGCATCGTGGTGAAGCCCTCCAATCGCATCACCTTCACGCTCGACTATTTCAACATCAAGGTCGAAGACCGGATCGCCGTATCGGGCAATTTCAATCTCACCCCGGCGCAGCGTGCGCAGCTCGCGGCGCTTGGCATTCCCGGTGGGGATTCCTTCCAGCAGGTGAGCTTCTTCACCAATTCCTTCGACAGCCGCACCCAGGGCGTCGATGCGGTGCTCACCGTGGGCTTCGACCTCGGCGACGGCAAGGCCACGCTCGGCCTCAACGGCAACTATACCAAAACCGATGTCATCAAGGCCTCGCCGGTGATCACTGCGGACCGCGAGCGGCTGCTCGAACTCGAGGGCTTCGTTCCGAAGTGGAAGGGCAATGCGTCCTTCACTTATGCGGGCGAGCGCTTCGGCTTCGTCGCGCGCGCGAACTATTATGGCAAATGGACCGACTATGGCGCCGCACCGGCTGCCGACCAGACGGGCGGCGCCGAACTGCTGGTCGATCTCGAGCTGTCCTACAAGGTTAGCGACATGCTCAAGCTCGCGGTCGGCGGCGAGAATATCTTCGACAATTACCCCGACGTCGAGGCGCGGCAATCCCAGATCAACAACGGGATCCGATATCTCCGCTTCGCGCCGACGGGGTTCAACGGGGGCTTCTGGTACGTCCGCGCGACCGCCTCCTTCTGA
- a CDS encoding LysR substrate-binding domain-containing protein: MNLRHLEAFRAVMLSGSVTQAAQSLNLSQPAVSKMLAELEHQLGFQLFLRSRGSALTVTPEADAFFYEVERSFSGIAALKRVAEDIRNMATGTLRIAALPALAVSFLPRVIAAFRETHPGVTVQLQTRSSSTVRQWMANQQFDIGLATPARELPGIRMERFLRCPGACVLPAGHRLAVKDVIRPADLEGEPFISLALEDGVRHRIDRIFEDAGVHREMVIETQYAMTICALVMQGVGCSILNPVTAADYAERGLTVRDFAPEVHFEYMLFTPKLRPMSQVAAAFIAVLESHRDAMFGSDAS, from the coding sequence ATGAACCTGCGTCACCTCGAAGCCTTCAGGGCCGTGATGCTCTCGGGATCGGTCACCCAGGCCGCGCAGTCGCTCAACCTGTCGCAACCCGCGGTGAGCAAGATGCTTGCCGAGCTCGAGCATCAGCTGGGCTTTCAGCTCTTCCTGCGTTCGCGCGGCAGCGCGCTCACCGTGACGCCCGAAGCCGACGCCTTTTTCTACGAAGTCGAGCGGAGCTTCTCGGGCATTGCGGCCCTGAAGCGGGTAGCGGAAGACATCCGCAACATGGCGACCGGCACGCTCCGGATCGCCGCCCTTCCGGCGCTCGCGGTCAGTTTCCTGCCGCGTGTGATCGCGGCCTTTCGCGAGACACATCCCGGCGTCACCGTTCAGCTCCAGACCCGCAGTTCCTCGACGGTGCGGCAATGGATGGCGAACCAGCAGTTCGACATCGGGCTCGCGACGCCGGCGCGCGAATTGCCCGGCATAAGGATGGAGCGCTTCCTGCGCTGCCCCGGCGCCTGCGTTCTCCCTGCCGGCCACCGCTTGGCCGTCAAGGACGTCATCCGGCCGGCCGATCTCGAGGGCGAGCCCTTCATTTCGCTCGCGCTCGAGGACGGCGTGCGTCACCGCATCGACCGCATTTTCGAGGACGCGGGCGTCCACCGCGAGATGGTCATCGAAACCCAATATGCGATGACCATCTGCGCGCTTGTCATGCAGGGGGTCGGATGTTCGATTCTCAACCCCGTGACCGCAGCGGATTATGCCGAGCGGGGCCTTACGGTCCGTGATTTCGCGCCGGAGGTCCATTTCGAATATATGCTCTTCACGCCGAAGTTGAGGCCGATGTCCCAAGTCGCTGCGGCCTTTATCGCGGTGCTCGAATCCCACCGCGACGCGATGTTCGGCTCCGACGCCAGCTGA
- a CDS encoding amino acid ABC transporter substrate-binding protein translates to MNRSHASRRWLPALLAAGALLLGGCGREPAGTGGHEIAAAKGSTLARIRARGTLNCAIHTGQLGMSYLDKRGRWQGFFVDYCRALAAAVLGDARKVRFMPVASNKRFTIVQTGEADVLSRTTTWTLTRDTDLGVNFVGTMYYDGQSFLVPRRSGVRLPTDLDGASICITKGTTSELNTAEYFERKGLRFQSVVFENPEEAKLAFFAGRCDAMTTDAFTLTVIRLADTAHPDDYVVLPERLTKEPVGPVVRSDDEQWYEINKWVLNALFAAEEMGVTRANAARMRMASRDPEVRKMLGGLPGFGKSLGLDDDWAYRAIEATGNYGEIFDRHITPLGVERGQNKLYRDGGLIYPLPMR, encoded by the coding sequence ATGAATAGGTCGCACGCATCGCGCCGCTGGTTACCGGCGCTGCTCGCCGCAGGCGCCCTGTTACTCGGCGGCTGCGGCCGCGAGCCCGCCGGCACCGGTGGGCATGAAATCGCCGCGGCGAAGGGATCGACGCTTGCGCGGATTCGCGCGCGCGGAACGCTCAATTGCGCAATTCATACGGGGCAGCTCGGCATGTCCTATCTCGACAAACGCGGACGCTGGCAGGGCTTCTTCGTCGATTACTGCCGGGCGCTCGCCGCTGCGGTCCTCGGCGATGCCCGCAAGGTCCGGTTCATGCCGGTCGCCTCGAACAAGCGCTTCACGATCGTGCAGACGGGCGAGGCCGACGTCCTGTCGCGGACGACGACATGGACGCTGACGCGCGACACCGACCTCGGGGTGAATTTCGTCGGCACCATGTATTATGACGGGCAGAGCTTCCTGGTGCCCCGGCGATCGGGTGTGCGGCTTCCGACGGATCTCGATGGCGCATCGATCTGCATCACCAAGGGGACGACCTCCGAACTCAACACCGCCGAATATTTCGAGCGCAAGGGGCTGCGTTTCCAGTCCGTCGTGTTCGAGAATCCCGAGGAAGCCAAGCTCGCCTTCTTTGCCGGGCGGTGCGACGCAATGACCACCGATGCCTTCACGCTGACGGTGATCCGCCTGGCCGACACCGCGCATCCCGACGATTATGTGGTGCTGCCCGAGCGGCTCACCAAAGAACCGGTCGGCCCAGTCGTGCGCAGCGACGACGAGCAATGGTACGAGATCAACAAATGGGTGCTGAACGCGCTCTTCGCTGCCGAGGAAATGGGGGTCACCCGCGCGAATGCCGCGCGCATGCGGATGGCCTCGCGCGACCCTGAAGTGCGCAAGATGCTCGGCGGCTTGCCCGGATTCGGCAAGTCGCTCGGCCTTGACGATGACTGGGCGTACCGGGCAATCGAGGCGACCGGCAATTATGGCGAAATCTTCGACCGGCACATTACGCCGCTCGGCGTCGAACGCGGACAGAATAAGCTCTATCGGGACGGCGGGCTGATCTACCCGTTGCCGATGCGATGA
- a CDS encoding ABC transporter permease subunit (The N-terminal region of this protein, as described by TIGR01726, is a three transmembrane segment that identifies a subfamily of ABC transporter permease subunits, which specificities that include histidine, arginine, glutamine, glutamate, L-cystine (sic), the opines (in Agrobacterium) octopine and nopaline, etc.), with amino-acid sequence MTHKHRRLAIAALPWLLIAGGLVVAYGLFATLADNLADRNIRTGFGFLFDRAGFAIGETLIAYAPGDSYAAALAVGLLNTLLISALGIIFSTLLGLAVCMARLSSNWLLARLSGLYIELVRNIPLLLQMFVWYAALLFGLPGPGPGAVGPFDLDNRGLHLPALSLADPGRPVFLIAIVACAILLGAVRRGAVRTRTALAFAGISLVPLLLWGGIDLPRAGRFGTVGGLSLSTEFLTLVASLSVYASAYLAEIFRGAILAVPAGQSEAAKALGLSPAQTMGRIVMPQALRIAIPPMTSWHLNTIKNSSLGVAIGYPEFVSVVDTVISQTGQAIEGVGLIVATFLLLSLSLSFVTGLYARQLGWSVAGQPGRSIQSAPLEPFPLRSATAWPSWIRRNLFRGGRQSILTIAILAMTAAFAGKGLSWLLFDATFAGGAADCRLASGACWPFLRENARLILFGTYPEAEQWRSAAAAAALLSCLAFSFVPRFWRSRLGLVWLGAIAVAVLLLRGGFAGLSYVPMEKWSGLPVTLLLASLAVVGAFPLAILLAFGRRSARRGIRWPSVAFIELVRGTPLIGVLFLAAVLFPLFVPSYLSIDSLPRVQLALIFFTAAYMAEVIRGGLLAVPVGQAEAAHALGLTKWQARRHILLPQALKVSVPGLVNTSISEVKNTTLVLIVGVFDLLQTTRLSYVEAQWRPYFAEAYLFTGTIFFLLCFSLSRLSMKIERKLNYAG; translated from the coding sequence ATGACTCATAAACACAGGCGGCTTGCCATCGCTGCGTTACCCTGGCTGCTGATCGCGGGCGGGCTTGTGGTCGCCTACGGCCTGTTTGCGACATTGGCGGACAATCTCGCGGACCGAAACATCCGGACGGGGTTCGGTTTCCTGTTCGACCGGGCGGGTTTCGCGATTGGCGAAACGCTGATTGCTTACGCGCCGGGCGATTCCTATGCCGCGGCGCTGGCGGTGGGTCTTCTCAACACGCTCCTGATATCGGCGCTCGGCATCATCTTCTCGACCTTGCTCGGCCTCGCGGTCTGCATGGCGCGCCTGTCGTCCAACTGGCTGCTTGCGAGGCTCTCCGGCCTTTATATCGAGCTGGTTCGCAATATTCCGCTGCTGCTCCAGATGTTCGTCTGGTACGCCGCGCTGCTGTTCGGTCTGCCCGGACCCGGCCCGGGCGCCGTCGGACCGTTCGACCTCGATAATCGGGGATTGCACCTCCCCGCGCTCTCCTTGGCCGATCCGGGACGGCCGGTCTTTCTCATCGCGATCGTCGCCTGTGCGATCCTGCTGGGTGCCGTGCGGCGAGGAGCCGTTCGCACGCGCACTGCGCTGGCCTTCGCCGGCATCTCCCTGGTGCCGCTCTTGCTGTGGGGCGGGATCGATCTGCCGCGGGCGGGGCGCTTCGGAACCGTCGGCGGATTGTCGCTCTCCACGGAGTTTCTGACGCTGGTCGCCAGCCTTTCGGTCTATGCCTCGGCCTATCTGGCCGAGATATTCCGCGGCGCGATCCTCGCCGTTCCCGCAGGGCAGAGCGAGGCCGCCAAAGCGCTCGGCCTGTCGCCCGCGCAAACAATGGGACGGATCGTGATGCCGCAAGCGCTGCGCATCGCCATACCGCCGATGACGAGCTGGCATCTCAACACGATCAAGAACAGCTCCCTGGGGGTCGCGATCGGATATCCCGAATTTGTCTCGGTGGTCGATACCGTCATCAGTCAGACAGGGCAGGCGATCGAGGGCGTCGGCCTGATCGTCGCGACCTTCCTGCTGCTTTCGCTATCCTTGTCGTTCGTCACCGGCCTCTATGCCCGCCAGTTGGGCTGGAGCGTCGCCGGGCAGCCCGGCCGGAGCATCCAGTCGGCGCCCCTCGAACCCTTTCCGCTGCGCTCGGCGACCGCCTGGCCGTCGTGGATACGGCGCAATCTGTTCAGAGGAGGACGCCAGTCGATACTCACCATCGCGATCCTCGCCATGACCGCGGCTTTCGCCGGCAAGGGGCTCTCGTGGCTGCTGTTCGACGCGACCTTCGCCGGGGGCGCGGCCGATTGCCGTTTGGCCAGCGGTGCTTGCTGGCCATTCCTCCGCGAAAATGCGCGGCTGATATTGTTTGGCACCTATCCCGAAGCCGAGCAGTGGCGGTCCGCAGCAGCGGCGGCCGCGCTGCTTTCATGCCTTGCCTTCTCCTTCGTCCCGCGATTCTGGCGCAGCCGCCTCGGGCTTGTCTGGCTCGGCGCAATCGCCGTGGCGGTACTTCTGCTACGAGGAGGATTCGCGGGCCTTTCCTATGTCCCGATGGAGAAGTGGAGCGGCCTGCCGGTCACATTGCTGCTCGCGAGCCTTGCGGTGGTCGGCGCTTTTCCATTGGCTATACTCCTCGCGTTCGGCCGCAGGTCGGCGCGGCGCGGCATTCGCTGGCCGAGCGTCGCCTTCATCGAGCTGGTTCGCGGAACGCCGCTGATCGGAGTGCTCTTCCTCGCTGCGGTCCTGTTCCCGCTGTTCGTGCCCTCCTATCTCTCGATCGACAGCCTGCCGCGCGTCCAGCTCGCGCTCATATTCTTCACTGCCGCCTATATGGCCGAGGTCATCCGGGGCGGCCTGCTGGCGGTTCCCGTCGGGCAAGCCGAGGCCGCGCATGCTCTTGGCCTCACCAAATGGCAGGCGCGGCGCCATATCCTGTTGCCGCAGGCGCTGAAAGTCAGCGTGCCGGGGCTGGTCAACACTTCGATCAGCGAGGTCAAGAACACGACGCTCGTCCTCATCGTCGGCGTCTTCGATTTGTTGCAGACGACCCGCCTCTCCTACGTCGAGGCGCAATGGCGACCCTATTTCGCCGAAGCCTATCTTTTTACCGGGACAATCTTTTTCCTCCTCTGTTTCTCCCTGTCCCGGCTCAGCATGAAGATCGAACGGAAACTAAACTATGCAGGATAA
- the metC gene encoding cystathionine beta-lyase — MQDNHDRKWPGEPASPKGHAWQDPTRAVHGGPRPRDQRGLINPPVDRASTIIYGSVEAYMDRHQGLYDEVIYGLYGTRTTFALAEAVSELEGGCATVITSSGTSAIALALTAFVAGGDHLLVADCVYGPTRKFLTDVLARFGVEVEYFRPDIGAEIAGLCRSNTRLIYMETPGSQTFDMIDVPAITAVARSRGILTALDNTWATPLFFKPLAHGVDISLASATKYLSGHSDCLLGTMTAASDAVYRQLKDAAARWGNCASPDNCYLVHRGIRTLDARLERHQRTAATLIEWFAQQPEVVAVRYPAHPSDPGHAIWKRDFTGASGLFGVQLDGLTPPETSAFFNEFSLFQLGSSWGGFESLAVPAWPAPIRDFPNGEADGALIRIHAGLEAPQDLIADLAAAFARVRAIRGRGQAS; from the coding sequence ATGCAGGATAATCACGACAGAAAATGGCCCGGGGAGCCGGCAAGCCCGAAAGGGCACGCCTGGCAGGACCCGACGCGTGCCGTTCACGGCGGTCCCCGCCCGCGCGATCAGCGGGGCCTCATCAATCCGCCCGTCGATCGAGCCTCCACCATTATCTACGGCAGCGTCGAGGCCTATATGGACCGGCACCAGGGTCTCTACGATGAGGTCATCTATGGCCTGTACGGAACGCGAACGACCTTTGCGCTCGCCGAGGCCGTCAGCGAACTCGAAGGCGGCTGCGCCACCGTCATCACCTCGTCTGGAACCAGCGCGATCGCGCTAGCCCTCACGGCTTTCGTGGCCGGGGGCGATCATCTGCTCGTTGCGGATTGCGTCTATGGGCCGACCCGCAAGTTTCTGACCGACGTTCTCGCGCGCTTCGGGGTCGAGGTGGAATATTTCCGGCCCGATATCGGAGCGGAGATTGCCGGGCTGTGCCGCAGCAACACCCGGCTCATCTACATGGAGACCCCGGGCTCGCAGACATTCGATATGATCGACGTCCCCGCGATCACGGCGGTTGCACGCAGCCGGGGCATATTGACCGCTCTCGACAACACCTGGGCGACGCCGCTTTTCTTCAAACCGTTGGCCCATGGGGTCGACATCTCGCTTGCTTCGGCAACCAAATATCTCTCGGGGCACTCCGACTGTCTGCTCGGCACGATGACCGCCGCCAGCGATGCCGTCTACCGCCAGCTCAAGGATGCGGCGGCGCGCTGGGGCAACTGCGCGAGTCCCGACAATTGCTATCTCGTCCACCGGGGCATCAGGACGCTCGATGCCCGCCTTGAACGCCACCAGCGTACCGCGGCGACGCTGATCGAATGGTTCGCCCAGCAACCCGAAGTGGTCGCGGTCCGCTATCCGGCCCATCCTTCCGATCCCGGCCATGCGATCTGGAAGCGGGATTTCACCGGAGCGTCCGGATTGTTCGGTGTTCAGCTCGATGGTCTTACCCCTCCGGAAACCAGCGCCTTTTTCAACGAATTCTCGCTGTTCCAGCTCGGTTCGAGTTGGGGCGGCTTCGAAAGCCTCGCGGTTCCGGCGTGGCCCGCTCCGATCCGCGATTTTCCCAATGGCGAGGCAGATGGGGCGCTGATCCGTATTCACGCCGGCCTCGAAGCGCCGCAGGATCTGATCGCCGACCTCGCCGCAGCCTTCGCGCGGGTACGGGCGATACGCGGCCGGGGGCAGGCGTCATGA
- a CDS encoding amino acid ABC transporter ATP-binding protein, producing MTDASGHAAVSLRQVDKYYGAYHALRSIDLEIAPRERIVICGPSGSGKSTLIRCMNRLEVPDSGAVLIEGTRITDASREAVAALRAIGMVFQQFNLFPHKTVLENCTLAPVLLGGLSLPEAEARAISYLDKVRIGDQAGKYPGQLSGGQQQRAAIARALAMEPRILLFDEPTSALDPEMIKEVLDVMTSLAGEGRTMVCVTHEMGFAREAADRMLFMDQGQIIEDARPADFFAAPKSERARTFLEQILSH from the coding sequence ATGACCGATGCCTCGGGCCACGCGGCCGTCAGCTTGCGGCAGGTCGACAAATATTATGGCGCCTATCATGCCCTCCGCTCGATCGACCTCGAAATCGCCCCGCGCGAGCGGATCGTGATTTGCGGCCCTTCAGGCTCCGGCAAATCGACGCTCATTCGCTGCATGAACAGGCTCGAGGTGCCCGACTCCGGTGCCGTCCTGATCGAGGGAACCAGGATAACCGACGCGTCGCGAGAGGCCGTTGCGGCGCTCCGCGCCATTGGCATGGTTTTTCAGCAGTTCAATCTGTTCCCGCACAAGACGGTGCTGGAGAATTGCACCCTCGCGCCCGTCCTGCTCGGCGGCTTGTCTCTTCCGGAGGCGGAGGCGCGCGCCATATCCTATTTGGACAAGGTGAGGATTGGCGACCAGGCGGGCAAATATCCGGGGCAGCTCTCGGGAGGGCAGCAACAGCGGGCCGCGATAGCCCGCGCTCTGGCGATGGAGCCCCGGATTCTTCTCTTCGACGAGCCGACATCGGCGCTCGATCCCGAGATGATCAAGGAGGTACTCGATGTGATGACGTCCCTTGCCGGCGAAGGACGGACGATGGTGTGCGTGACGCACGAAATGGGATTCGCGCGCGAGGCGGCCGATCGCATGCTTTTCATGGATCAGGGCCAGATCATCGAAGACGCAAGGCCGGCAGATTTTTTCGCCGCGCCGAAAAGCGAACGCGCACGGACCTTTCTCGAACAGATACTTTCGCATTGA